Proteins from a genomic interval of Anomalospiza imberbis isolate Cuckoo-Finch-1a 21T00152 chromosome 18, ASM3175350v1, whole genome shotgun sequence:
- the SNRPD3 gene encoding small nuclear ribonucleoprotein Sm D3 — protein sequence MSIGVPIKVLHEAEGHIVTCETNTGEVYRGKLIEAEDNMNCQMSNITVTYRDGRVAQLEQVYIRGSKIRFLILPDMLKNAPMLKSMKNKNQGSGAGRGKAAILKAQVAARGRGRGMGRGNIFQKRR from the exons atGTCGATTGGAGTGCCAATCAAGGTCCTGCACGAGGCCGAGGGCCACATCGTGACCTGCGAGACCAATACAGGAGAAGTTTATCGAGGCAAACTCATCGAAGCTGAGGACAACATGAATTGTCAG ATGTCCAACATAACAGTGACATACAGAGATGGACGGGTGGCACAGCTCGAGCAGGTGTACATCAGGGGCAGCAAGATACGGTTTCTCATCTTACCAGATATGTTGAAGAATGCTCCTATGCTAAAGAGCATGAAGAATAAAAACCAGGGTTCTGGAGCTGGGCGAGGGAAAGCAGCTATTCTCAAAGCTCAAG tgGCTGCAAGAGGAAGAGGCCGTGGTATGGGCCGTGGCAACATCTTCCAGAAGCGAAGATAA
- the GUCD1 gene encoding protein GUCD1 isoform X1, whose protein sequence is MKSPREAGEPPPVDCIQLKVPVIQQLYHWDCGLACSRMVLQYLNHLDNDEFQKAIQELQLTKSIWTIDLAYLMRHFGVKHKFCTQTLGVDKGYKNQVQPGQQQCIASTLSPPPCLSLDLEDPPLESFYRKHFDTEENRVNQLFAQAKDCKVLVEKCTVTVQDIQNHLSQGHIAIVLVNAVLLLCDLCSSPVKYCCFLPIGQKCFCRSPDYQGHFIVLCGYNKASGSIYYNNPAYADRTCCTSISNFEEARTSYGTDEDILFIYTDS, encoded by the exons ATGAAGAGCCCCCGGGAGGCCGGCGAGCCGCCGCCAG TTGACTGCATCCAGCTGAAAGTGCCAGTGATTCAGCAGCTGTACCACTGGGACTGTGGGCTGGCCTGCTCCAGGATGGTGCTTCA GTACCTGAATCATTTGGACAATGATGAGTTTCAGAAAGCCATCCAGGAACTCCAGTTAACAAAGAGTATCTGGACTATTGACCTGGCCTACCTAATGCGGCACTTCGGAGTTAAGCATAAATTTTGCACCCAGACACTTGGAGTGGACAAGGGCTACAAAAATCAG GTacagcctgggcagcagcagtgtaTAGCTTCCACACTTTCCCCACCACCGTGCCTCAGCCTTGACCTGGAAGATCCACCTCTAGAG TCATTTTACAGGAAGCACTTTGACACAGAAGAGAATCGAGTGAATCAGCTCTTTGCACAAGCCAAAGACTGCAAGGTGCTGGTGGAGAAATG CACAGTAACCGTGCAAGACATCCAAAACCACCTGTCCCAGGGTCACATAGCCATTGTCCTTGTGAACGCAGTCCTGCTACTGTGTGATCTTTGCTCGAGTCCTGTCAAATACTGCTGCTTCCTTCCCATCGGACAGAAGTGCTTCTGCAGGAGCCCTGACTACCAGGGCCATTTCATTGTGTTATGTGGCTACAACAAAGCCTCAGGGAGTATTTACTACAACAACCCTGCCTATGCTGACC GAACATGCTGCACCAGCATCAGTAACTTCGAGGAAGCCAGGACAAGTTACGGCACGGATGAAGATATTCTGTTCATCTACACAGACAGCTGA
- the GUCD1 gene encoding protein GUCD1 isoform X2 — MKSPREAGEPPPVDCIQLKVPVIQQLYHWDCGLACSRMVLQYLNHLDNDEFQKAIQELQLTKSIWTIDLAYLMRHFGVKHKFCTQTLGVDKGYKNQSFYRKHFDTEENRVNQLFAQAKDCKVLVEKCTVTVQDIQNHLSQGHIAIVLVNAVLLLCDLCSSPVKYCCFLPIGQKCFCRSPDYQGHFIVLCGYNKASGSIYYNNPAYADRTCCTSISNFEEARTSYGTDEDILFIYTDS; from the exons ATGAAGAGCCCCCGGGAGGCCGGCGAGCCGCCGCCAG TTGACTGCATCCAGCTGAAAGTGCCAGTGATTCAGCAGCTGTACCACTGGGACTGTGGGCTGGCCTGCTCCAGGATGGTGCTTCA GTACCTGAATCATTTGGACAATGATGAGTTTCAGAAAGCCATCCAGGAACTCCAGTTAACAAAGAGTATCTGGACTATTGACCTGGCCTACCTAATGCGGCACTTCGGAGTTAAGCATAAATTTTGCACCCAGACACTTGGAGTGGACAAGGGCTACAAAAATCAG TCATTTTACAGGAAGCACTTTGACACAGAAGAGAATCGAGTGAATCAGCTCTTTGCACAAGCCAAAGACTGCAAGGTGCTGGTGGAGAAATG CACAGTAACCGTGCAAGACATCCAAAACCACCTGTCCCAGGGTCACATAGCCATTGTCCTTGTGAACGCAGTCCTGCTACTGTGTGATCTTTGCTCGAGTCCTGTCAAATACTGCTGCTTCCTTCCCATCGGACAGAAGTGCTTCTGCAGGAGCCCTGACTACCAGGGCCATTTCATTGTGTTATGTGGCTACAACAAAGCCTCAGGGAGTATTTACTACAACAACCCTGCCTATGCTGACC GAACATGCTGCACCAGCATCAGTAACTTCGAGGAAGCCAGGACAAGTTACGGCACGGATGAAGATATTCTGTTCATCTACACAGACAGCTGA
- the GUCD1 gene encoding protein GUCD1 isoform X3 — MRHFGVKHKFCTQTLGVDKGYKNQVQPGQQQCIASTLSPPPCLSLDLEDPPLESFYRKHFDTEENRVNQLFAQAKDCKVLVEKCTVTVQDIQNHLSQGHIAIVLVNAVLLLCDLCSSPVKYCCFLPIGQKCFCRSPDYQGHFIVLCGYNKASGSIYYNNPAYADRTCCTSISNFEEARTSYGTDEDILFIYTDS; from the exons ATGCGGCACTTCGGAGTTAAGCATAAATTTTGCACCCAGACACTTGGAGTGGACAAGGGCTACAAAAATCAG GTacagcctgggcagcagcagtgtaTAGCTTCCACACTTTCCCCACCACCGTGCCTCAGCCTTGACCTGGAAGATCCACCTCTAGAG TCATTTTACAGGAAGCACTTTGACACAGAAGAGAATCGAGTGAATCAGCTCTTTGCACAAGCCAAAGACTGCAAGGTGCTGGTGGAGAAATG CACAGTAACCGTGCAAGACATCCAAAACCACCTGTCCCAGGGTCACATAGCCATTGTCCTTGTGAACGCAGTCCTGCTACTGTGTGATCTTTGCTCGAGTCCTGTCAAATACTGCTGCTTCCTTCCCATCGGACAGAAGTGCTTCTGCAGGAGCCCTGACTACCAGGGCCATTTCATTGTGTTATGTGGCTACAACAAAGCCTCAGGGAGTATTTACTACAACAACCCTGCCTATGCTGACC GAACATGCTGCACCAGCATCAGTAACTTCGAGGAAGCCAGGACAAGTTACGGCACGGATGAAGATATTCTGTTCATCTACACAGACAGCTGA